A genomic region of Streptomyces sp. NBC_00247 contains the following coding sequences:
- a CDS encoding DUF7677 family protein has product MTSHISHGASGALRRFAGHLARGSLGHPALEGIDYWDELRESPSQMEICLAVFTNVLELDERGDPVNEKHAERRAAAWLHLYRTGKVPPGQPDLEPWECLLH; this is encoded by the coding sequence ATGACGTCGCACATCAGCCACGGGGCCTCGGGAGCGTTGCGACGCTTCGCGGGGCACCTCGCCCGGGGGTCGTTGGGCCATCCCGCCCTGGAGGGGATCGACTACTGGGACGAGCTGCGCGAGTCGCCCTCCCAGATGGAGATCTGCCTCGCGGTCTTCACCAACGTCCTCGAACTCGACGAGCGGGGCGACCCGGTCAACGAGAAGCATGCCGAGCGCCGAGCGGCAGCCTGGCTCCACCTCTACCGCACCGGGAAGGTGCCTCCGGGACAGCCGGACCTCGAGCCGTGGGAATGCCTGCTCCACTGA
- a CDS encoding DUF962 domain-containing protein, with amino-acid sequence MTQQTFDSYEEFWPYYVAMHSKAATRWVHLTGTLTGLAISAYGLARGRKRYAAALPLIGYGTAWPAHFLIEGNNPATFGHPVWSLRGDAQMIRTMLAGRDAELAETAAKWLAENTEEPSAG; translated from the coding sequence ATGACGCAACAGACATTCGATTCGTACGAGGAGTTCTGGCCCTACTACGTCGCGATGCACTCCAAGGCCGCGACCCGCTGGGTCCATCTGACCGGGACCCTGACCGGGCTGGCGATCAGCGCCTACGGGCTGGCACGCGGCCGCAAACGGTATGCGGCGGCGCTGCCGCTGATCGGGTACGGAACGGCCTGGCCCGCCCATTTCCTCATCGAGGGGAACAACCCGGCCACCTTCGGCCACCCGGTCTGGTCCCTGCGAGGGGATGCGCAGATGATCCGGACGATGCTCGCCGGGCGGGACGCCGAGCTGGCGGAGACCGCCGCCAAGTGGCTCGCGGAGAACACGGAGGAGCCGTCCGCCGGATGA
- a CDS encoding GTP-binding protein, producing the protein MAFGRSSRRKRAVAPVTLKILVAGGFGVGKTTMVSAVSEIRPLRTEEHLTEAGRPVDDTSGVETKRTTTVAMDFGRITLREELVLYLFGTPGQERFWFLWDELAQGSLGAVVLADTRRLEECFAAVDYFERRAIPFAVAVNCFEGAETFPTGIVRAALDLGPDTPVLLCDARDRSSVRDVLVELVEHALARTGRLREPAGT; encoded by the coding sequence ATGGCCTTCGGGCGCTCTAGCCGCCGCAAGCGGGCCGTCGCGCCCGTCACCTTGAAGATTCTGGTGGCGGGCGGGTTCGGCGTCGGCAAGACGACGATGGTGAGCGCGGTCAGCGAGATCAGACCGCTGCGCACCGAGGAACACCTCACCGAGGCCGGGCGGCCCGTCGACGACACGTCCGGGGTGGAGACCAAGCGGACCACCACCGTGGCGATGGACTTCGGGCGCATCACCCTCCGCGAGGAGCTGGTGCTCTACCTCTTCGGCACCCCCGGGCAGGAACGTTTCTGGTTCCTCTGGGACGAACTGGCCCAGGGCTCCCTCGGTGCCGTCGTCCTCGCGGACACCCGCCGCCTGGAGGAGTGCTTCGCCGCCGTGGACTACTTCGAACGCCGAGCGATCCCGTTCGCGGTGGCCGTCAACTGCTTCGAGGGCGCGGAGACCTTCCCGACCGGCATCGTGCGGGCCGCGCTCGACCTCGGGCCGGACACCCCGGTCCTGCTCTGCGACGCCCGCGACCGGTCTTCGGTCCGGGACGTCCTGGTCGAACTCGTCGAACACGCGCTGGCCCGGACCGGGCGCCTGAGGGAACCGGCCGGCACCTGA
- a CDS encoding NUDIX domain-containing protein, with protein sequence MSEPTAPPVRDSHCAACGVPYAASVLHADAWPRPCAVCGTTAYRNPLPVAVALLPVTDEAGGGLVVVTRTIEPRIGRLALPGGFVDHREDWRHAVVRELREETGIEAAADQVDLADALSSPDGHLLLFGLLPARPLGLLPPSAPTDETAGYEVLRSPRELAFPLHTEAVHAWFTGRYR encoded by the coding sequence GTGTCCGAGCCCACCGCACCGCCCGTCCGCGACTCCCACTGCGCCGCCTGCGGAGTCCCGTACGCCGCCTCCGTACTCCACGCGGACGCCTGGCCCCGCCCCTGCGCCGTCTGCGGGACGACCGCCTACCGCAACCCGCTCCCCGTCGCGGTCGCCCTGCTGCCCGTCACCGACGAAGCGGGCGGCGGCCTGGTCGTCGTCACCCGGACCATCGAGCCGCGCATCGGCCGACTCGCCCTGCCCGGCGGGTTCGTCGACCACCGGGAGGACTGGCGGCACGCCGTGGTCCGCGAACTCCGCGAGGAGACCGGCATCGAGGCCGCCGCCGACCAGGTGGACCTCGCCGACGCGCTCAGCTCACCGGACGGCCATCTGCTCCTCTTCGGCCTCCTCCCCGCCCGTCCGCTCGGCCTGCTCCCGCCGTCCGCCCCGACCGACGAGACCGCCGGATACGAGGTGCTGCGCTCACCCCGGGAACTGGCGTTCCCCCTGCACACCGAGGCCGTCCACGCCTGGTTCACGGGCCGCTACCGCTGA
- a CDS encoding TIM-barrel domain-containing protein has translation MDGHDLVRSVKLMGSVGGVRTAWRSWRGDSWAPRQRGPELARVPGPLLGADPGPGGGVVRFARSELSVRVAAGGAVFWSWDGAGRLPSCGLPDTEPAPDPRARLEPGTDGGWQVVSERLTVAVSRDGAVELRTPGGVRLRRELPPRWWEAAGGGPVRWVQRAELPADARFFGLGGPPSGPRLRSGTHSLGGAGTSGAGRSGRRDGAAGPPSAPVMPVQFVVSDAGTHLVFYDSSGTGRMTIREGEEGAGSGHDRPGGSEVRVDGGPLRCWAVAGTPARVLRGWTALTGAPALPPPWALGTQLAVAEGAGEREVRRIVAGHRDRGLPLSALHLVGGEADDGPAPADGAPAPGPAGPAERLRADGVPLIASGPARREPVDGAAPEGRAGGGAREDGPRSSVWSETADPVSSVPRPRERPFQLSSPVRAGAQRYGGAVVGGAADGWPGLRAVLATVVGLGLCGVPYAGPDVGAYEDADSPELYLRWLQLAARLPLFRVRAGSCAGGGAIGREPGEEVLGHARAALLERERLGPYFLTLAYVARLTGAPYVRPVWWDAPRDRGLRDCEDAFLLGDGLLVAPVFEPGTVRRTVRLPRGRWYDTVTGRSYEGPGRVTVEAPLSRIPVLARAGVVIPVRGDEGATELEAWAPRPGRRGGGVLVRSAGTGRGKPVVERFRTRWEDGLVVERDGHAGAVPYPVRVRGV, from the coding sequence ATGGACGGTCATGACCTGGTGCGCTCGGTGAAGTTGATGGGTTCGGTCGGCGGTGTGCGGACGGCCTGGAGGTCGTGGCGCGGAGATTCCTGGGCGCCGCGGCAGCGGGGTCCGGAGCTGGCCAGGGTGCCCGGACCGCTGCTGGGGGCGGATCCCGGGCCGGGGGGTGGTGTGGTGCGGTTCGCCCGTTCGGAGCTGAGCGTCCGGGTGGCGGCGGGTGGAGCGGTGTTCTGGTCCTGGGACGGGGCCGGCCGGCTTCCGTCGTGCGGTCTGCCGGACACGGAGCCGGCGCCCGATCCGCGCGCGCGGCTGGAGCCGGGCACGGACGGTGGCTGGCAGGTGGTGTCGGAGCGGCTGACGGTGGCGGTGTCGCGCGACGGGGCGGTGGAGCTGCGGACGCCGGGTGGGGTCCGGCTGCGGCGGGAGCTGCCGCCGCGCTGGTGGGAGGCGGCGGGCGGGGGGCCCGTGCGGTGGGTGCAGCGGGCGGAACTCCCCGCGGACGCGAGGTTCTTCGGGCTCGGCGGGCCGCCGTCGGGACCTCGGCTGCGGAGCGGTACCCACTCGCTGGGCGGGGCGGGTACGAGCGGCGCGGGACGGTCCGGCCGGAGGGACGGGGCGGCTGGGCCCCCGTCGGCACCGGTGATGCCGGTGCAGTTCGTGGTCTCGGACGCGGGGACGCATCTGGTGTTCTACGACAGCTCCGGGACGGGCCGGATGACCATCCGTGAGGGTGAGGAGGGCGCGGGCTCGGGGCACGACCGGCCGGGCGGGAGCGAGGTCCGGGTGGACGGCGGGCCGTTGCGGTGCTGGGCGGTGGCGGGGACACCGGCCCGGGTGCTGCGGGGCTGGACGGCGCTCACGGGTGCTCCCGCGCTGCCTCCGCCGTGGGCGCTGGGGACGCAGCTCGCCGTGGCGGAGGGGGCGGGTGAGCGGGAGGTACGGCGGATCGTGGCCGGACACCGCGACCGCGGGCTGCCGCTGAGCGCCCTCCATCTGGTCGGTGGTGAGGCGGACGACGGGCCCGCCCCCGCGGACGGAGCTCCGGCTCCCGGTCCCGCGGGGCCGGCGGAGCGGTTGCGGGCCGACGGGGTGCCTCTGATCGCGTCCGGGCCGGCGCGTCGGGAACCGGTGGACGGCGCCGCACCGGAGGGACGGGCGGGCGGGGGTGCCCGGGAGGACGGTCCGCGGTCCTCGGTGTGGAGCGAAACGGCGGATCCGGTGTCCTCGGTCCCGCGCCCCCGGGAACGGCCCTTCCAGCTCTCCTCGCCCGTCCGGGCGGGGGCGCAGCGGTACGGCGGCGCCGTCGTCGGCGGTGCGGCGGACGGCTGGCCGGGACTGCGCGCGGTGCTGGCCACGGTCGTCGGGCTCGGTCTGTGCGGGGTGCCGTACGCGGGCCCGGACGTGGGCGCGTACGAGGACGCGGACTCGCCCGAGCTGTATCTGCGGTGGCTCCAGCTGGCTGCGCGTCTGCCGCTGTTCCGCGTCCGGGCCGGGTCGTGCGCGGGCGGCGGTGCCATCGGGCGTGAGCCCGGGGAGGAGGTACTGGGGCACGCCCGGGCGGCGTTGCTGGAGCGGGAGCGGCTGGGCCCGTACTTCCTGACGCTGGCGTACGTGGCGCGGCTGACCGGTGCGCCGTACGTACGGCCGGTGTGGTGGGACGCTCCCCGGGACCGGGGGCTGCGGGACTGCGAGGACGCGTTCCTCCTGGGGGACGGGCTGCTGGTGGCGCCGGTGTTCGAGCCGGGCACGGTCCGGCGGACGGTACGGCTGCCGCGCGGGCGCTGGTACGACACGGTGACGGGTCGCTCGTACGAGGGGCCCGGGCGGGTGACGGTGGAGGCGCCGTTGTCGCGGATTCCGGTGCTGGCGCGGGCGGGGGTGGTGATTCCGGTCCGGGGCGACGAGGGCGCCACGGAGCTGGAGGCGTGGGCGCCGCGCCCGGGGCGCCGCGGTGGCGGCGTGCTGGTGCGGAGCGCCGGCACGGGGCGGGGGAAGCCGGTGGTGGAGCGTTTCCGCACACGGTGGGAGGACGGCCTGGTGGTGGAGCGGGACGGCCATGCCGGGGCGGTGCCGTACCCGGTGCGGGTGCGGGGCGTGTGA
- a CDS encoding sensor histidine kinase → MRFRGKSIRRKIAALLLVPLVSLTALWAFATYVTGRQASQMMDAGSIVEKVGHPLEQAVRSLQDERRQTLVFLADPRASDALPLLRRQQAVTDRTVDAIRDGAGRDDIRAELSSDSQGRLDAVLSAADGLPSLRQSVENRGITRLRAMDFYDRLVDPAYRFLNGLRTMEHVSLDKQVRALVGVSRARELLSREDALVASGLLTSRLTDADLRQVAALVAQRELLYQVNLDMLPGDERLRVERFWASPETEPLRTAENALITGGEARDRAGIDTARWQRAAPPVLDRLANDYTEMANRFQDRAEPAGYRVLALAGVAGVLGFLALLVSVFVSVRIGRELVRDLSRLRKEAHEASGVRLPGVMRRLAAGERIDVETEAPHLSYEPDEIGQVGQALNTLQRAAVEAAVKQADMRRGVSEVFVNLARRNQVLLHRQLTLLDAMERRTESDEELADLFRLDHLTTRMRRHAEGLVILSGAAPSRQWRKPVQLMDVVRAAVAEVEDYERIEVRRLPRIGVGGPAVADLTHLIAELLENALAFSPPHTGVQVHGDRVSNGFTLEIHDRGLGMTPEILLDANLRLAETPDFELSDTDRLGLFVVSRLAQRQKVRVSLQKSPYGGTTAVVFIPANLLTEAPETHGTGFRLDRRTERALPGPRSEQKGAGAPSPAPAGSGGSPPIDGPVELEAPMGPRERAAFERARDRALDPALAPVLGGLGDLEDSDSERGGLFRARASRHGDEQEQHQQAGDGHEGPVPPVRPMRFDGPTPLPRRTPPTLVAEHGRRIGAPRSGGPARSVPRPAGEDPAPTPVPVPRVPAPAQSPAPAQPPAAAPGPPQPEAEPVTVRVLDTVGGLPRRIRQASLVPQLREEAEGRTGQEAPAAEGDDIQREAEQVRDRMASLQRGWQRGRRQNAGEPTEPTDTGGSDPGTPPGGDGR, encoded by the coding sequence ATGCGCTTTCGCGGGAAGTCCATCCGCAGGAAGATCGCGGCACTGCTTCTCGTGCCCCTCGTCTCCCTCACCGCGCTCTGGGCGTTCGCCACCTATGTGACCGGACGCCAGGCGAGCCAGATGATGGACGCCGGTTCCATCGTCGAAAAGGTCGGTCACCCGCTGGAGCAGGCGGTCCGCTCCCTCCAGGACGAACGCCGCCAGACGCTCGTCTTCCTCGCCGACCCCCGGGCCTCCGACGCGCTGCCGCTGCTGCGCCGCCAGCAGGCCGTCACCGACCGCACGGTGGACGCGATCCGCGACGGCGCGGGCCGCGACGACATCCGCGCGGAGCTGAGCAGCGACTCCCAGGGCCGTCTCGACGCGGTGCTCAGCGCGGCCGACGGCCTCCCCTCGCTCCGCCAGTCGGTGGAGAACCGCGGTATCACCAGGCTGCGCGCGATGGACTTCTACGACCGGCTCGTGGACCCCGCCTACCGCTTCCTCAACGGTCTGCGCACCATGGAGCACGTCTCGCTGGACAAGCAGGTCCGCGCGCTCGTCGGCGTCTCCCGGGCCCGCGAACTGCTCTCCCGCGAGGACGCGTTGGTCGCCTCCGGCCTCCTCACCTCGCGGCTCACCGACGCCGATCTGCGCCAGGTCGCCGCCCTCGTCGCCCAGCGCGAACTGCTCTACCAGGTCAACCTCGACATGCTCCCCGGTGACGAACGCCTGCGCGTCGAACGGTTCTGGGCCAGTCCCGAGACCGAACCCCTGCGCACCGCCGAGAACGCCCTCATCACGGGCGGCGAGGCACGCGACCGCGCGGGCATCGACACGGCCCGCTGGCAGCGGGCCGCGCCCCCCGTACTGGACCGGCTGGCCAACGACTACACGGAGATGGCCAACCGCTTCCAGGACCGCGCCGAACCCGCCGGTTACCGGGTGCTCGCCCTCGCGGGCGTCGCGGGCGTCCTCGGCTTCCTGGCCCTGCTCGTCTCGGTCTTCGTCTCCGTACGGATCGGCCGCGAGCTGGTCCGCGACCTCTCCCGGCTCCGCAAGGAGGCCCACGAGGCCTCGGGCGTACGCCTGCCGGGCGTCATGCGCCGGCTCGCCGCGGGGGAGCGGATCGACGTGGAGACCGAGGCCCCGCACCTGAGTTACGAACCCGACGAGATCGGGCAGGTGGGCCAGGCGCTCAACACCCTCCAGCGGGCCGCCGTCGAAGCCGCCGTCAAACAGGCCGACATGCGGCGCGGCGTCTCCGAGGTCTTCGTCAACCTCGCCCGCCGCAACCAGGTACTGCTGCACCGCCAGTTGACCCTGCTCGACGCGATGGAACGACGTACCGAGAGCGACGAGGAGCTCGCCGACCTCTTCCGCCTCGACCACCTCACCACCCGTATGCGCCGGCACGCCGAGGGCCTGGTGATCCTCTCCGGGGCCGCCCCGTCCCGCCAGTGGCGCAAGCCGGTCCAGCTGATGGACGTGGTGCGCGCCGCCGTCGCGGAGGTCGAGGACTACGAGCGGATCGAGGTCCGCAGACTCCCCCGCATCGGCGTCGGCGGACCCGCCGTCGCCGACCTGACCCACCTCATCGCCGAACTCCTCGAGAACGCCCTGGCGTTCTCCCCGCCGCACACCGGCGTACAGGTGCACGGGGACCGCGTCTCCAACGGCTTCACCCTCGAAATCCACGACCGCGGACTCGGCATGACCCCCGAGATCCTGCTGGACGCCAACCTGCGGCTCGCCGAGACCCCCGACTTCGAACTCTCCGACACCGACCGGCTCGGCCTCTTCGTCGTCAGCCGGCTGGCCCAGCGCCAGAAGGTGCGGGTCTCCCTGCAGAAGTCCCCGTACGGAGGCACCACCGCGGTCGTCTTCATCCCCGCCAACCTGCTCACCGAGGCACCGGAGACCCACGGCACCGGATTCCGGCTCGACCGCAGGACCGAACGCGCCCTGCCCGGCCCGCGCTCCGAGCAGAAGGGGGCCGGCGCGCCCTCCCCGGCCCCCGCCGGATCCGGCGGCAGCCCTCCGATCGACGGCCCCGTCGAGCTGGAGGCCCCGATGGGGCCACGCGAGCGCGCGGCCTTCGAGCGCGCCCGCGACCGGGCGCTCGACCCGGCGCTCGCCCCCGTTCTCGGCGGCCTCGGCGATCTGGAGGACAGCGACAGCGAACGCGGCGGCCTCTTCCGCGCCCGGGCGTCACGCCACGGCGACGAACAGGAGCAGCACCAGCAGGCGGGCGACGGGCACGAGGGCCCGGTGCCGCCCGTGCGCCCGATGCGGTTCGACGGACCGACGCCCCTGCCCCGCCGTACGCCCCCGACGCTCGTCGCCGAGCACGGCCGTCGCATCGGCGCACCCCGCTCCGGCGGCCCGGCCCGCTCGGTCCCCCGGCCGGCCGGCGAGGACCCGGCACCGACACCGGTGCCAGTACCGCGGGTCCCGGCCCCGGCGCAGTCCCCGGCCCCGGCACAGCCTCCGGCTGCCGCCCCCGGGCCCCCGCAACCGGAGGCCGAGCCCGTGACGGTGCGGGTCCTCGACACCGTCGGAGGCCTGCCCCGGCGCATCCGCCAGGCGAGCCTCGTACCGCAGCTCCGCGAGGAGGCGGAGGGCCGCACCGGGCAGGAGGCCCCCGCGGCCGAAGGCGACGACATCCAGCGCGAGGCCGAACAGGTCCGCGACCGTATGGCCTCGCTCCAGCGGGGCTGGCAGCGCGGACGCCGGCAGAACGCGGGCGAGCCGACCGAGCCGACCGACACCGGCGGCTCGGACCCAGGAACACCACCGGGAGGGGACGGTCGATGA
- a CDS encoding DUF742 domain-containing protein produces the protein MSADPARDADPGSPAAASGGPPLPWFDADAGPVVRPYAMTRGRTGGGVRLRLDLIAVVVPEPAADDPDRDAALSPEHVEIVELCCAVPQSIAELAAGLDLPVGVVRVLVADLVEEELVQVTRPVPPAELPDVNLLREVINGLRAL, from the coding sequence ATGAGCGCAGACCCGGCCCGGGACGCCGACCCCGGATCGCCGGCCGCCGCCTCCGGCGGTCCGCCCCTGCCCTGGTTCGACGCCGACGCGGGGCCGGTCGTGCGCCCGTACGCGATGACCCGCGGACGCACCGGAGGCGGGGTCCGCCTCCGCCTCGATCTGATAGCGGTCGTCGTTCCCGAACCCGCCGCCGACGACCCGGACAGGGACGCCGCCCTCTCCCCGGAACACGTGGAGATCGTCGAACTCTGCTGCGCCGTACCCCAGTCGATCGCCGAACTCGCCGCCGGCCTGGACCTCCCCGTGGGAGTCGTGCGGGTGCTGGTGGCCGATCTCGTCGAGGAAGAGCTGGTGCAGGTGACCCGACCCGTTCCGCCGGCCGAACTGCCGGACGTGAACCTTCTGCGCGAGGTGATCAATGGCCTTCGGGCGCTCTAG
- a CDS encoding acetoacetate--CoA ligase: MTSAADEAPLWQPGPERVAAAAVTRFQSWAAEHHGAPAEGGYPTLHRWSVEELDTFWRAVAEWFDIRFSTPYETVLADRSMPGAEWFPGATLNYAEHALRTAEDPLRADAPALFHVDETQAQAVMSWSELRRQVGSLAAELRALGVTPGDRVSGYLPNIPQAVVAFLATAAVGGVWTSCAPDFGARGVLDRFQQVEPVVLFTVDGYRYGGKEHDRTATVTELRRDLPTLRAVVHVPLLGTPAPEGTLAWGDLTAGDTEPRFEQVPFAHPLWVLYSSGTTGLPKAIVQSQGGILLEHYKQLGLHCDLGPEDRFFWYTSTGWMMWNFLVSGLLTGTTVVLYDGSPGHPDIGAQWRVAEQTGATFFGTSAAYVMACRKAGAHPGRDLDLSRVQCVATTGSPLPPDGFRWLHGEITDDLWIASVSGGTDVCSCFAGAVATLPVHIGELQAPCLGTDLQSWDAEGEPHLGEVGELVVTAPMPSMPLRFWNDPDGSRYHDSYFDTYPGVWRHGDWITLTPRGSVIIHGRSDSTLNRQGVRMGSADIYEAVERLPQIRESLVVGVEQPDGGYWMPLFVHLADGAELDDGLRTAIACTLRENLSPRHVPDEIIEVPAIPHTLTGKRIEVPVKRLLQGTPLDKAVNAGSIDDVGLLAFYAELARTRH; the protein is encoded by the coding sequence ATGACCTCAGCAGCCGACGAAGCCCCCCTCTGGCAGCCCGGCCCCGAACGCGTCGCCGCCGCGGCCGTCACACGCTTCCAGAGCTGGGCGGCCGAACACCACGGAGCCCCCGCCGAAGGCGGATATCCCACGCTGCACCGCTGGTCCGTCGAGGAACTCGACACCTTCTGGCGGGCCGTCGCCGAATGGTTCGACATCCGGTTCTCCACCCCGTACGAGACCGTCCTCGCGGACCGCTCCATGCCCGGCGCCGAATGGTTCCCCGGCGCCACCCTCAACTACGCCGAACACGCCCTGCGCACCGCCGAGGACCCACTGCGCGCCGACGCACCCGCGCTCTTCCACGTCGACGAGACACAGGCCCAGGCGGTGATGAGCTGGTCCGAACTCCGCCGCCAAGTCGGCTCCCTCGCCGCGGAACTGCGCGCCCTCGGCGTCACCCCCGGCGACCGGGTCAGCGGCTACCTCCCGAACATCCCGCAGGCCGTCGTCGCCTTCCTCGCCACCGCCGCGGTCGGCGGGGTCTGGACCTCCTGCGCCCCCGACTTCGGCGCCCGCGGCGTCCTCGACCGCTTCCAGCAGGTCGAACCCGTCGTCCTGTTCACCGTCGACGGCTACCGCTACGGCGGCAAGGAACACGACCGGACCGCCACCGTCACGGAACTCCGCCGCGACCTTCCCACCCTGCGCGCCGTCGTCCACGTACCGCTGCTCGGCACCCCCGCCCCGGAAGGCACCCTCGCGTGGGGCGACCTCACCGCAGGCGACACCGAACCCCGCTTCGAACAGGTCCCCTTCGCCCACCCCCTCTGGGTCCTCTACTCCTCCGGCACCACCGGACTGCCCAAGGCCATCGTGCAGTCCCAGGGCGGCATCCTGCTGGAGCACTACAAGCAGCTCGGACTCCACTGCGACCTCGGCCCCGAGGACCGCTTCTTCTGGTACACCTCCACCGGCTGGATGATGTGGAACTTCCTCGTCTCCGGCCTCCTCACCGGCACCACCGTCGTGCTGTACGACGGCAGCCCCGGGCACCCCGACATCGGTGCCCAGTGGCGCGTCGCCGAACAGACCGGAGCCACCTTCTTCGGCACCTCGGCCGCCTACGTCATGGCCTGCCGCAAAGCCGGCGCCCACCCAGGGCGGGACCTGGACCTCAGCCGCGTCCAGTGCGTGGCCACCACCGGCTCGCCGCTGCCCCCGGACGGTTTCCGCTGGCTGCACGGAGAGATCACCGACGACCTCTGGATCGCCTCCGTCAGCGGCGGCACCGACGTCTGCAGCTGCTTCGCCGGCGCCGTCGCCACCCTCCCCGTCCACATCGGCGAACTCCAGGCACCCTGCCTCGGCACCGACCTCCAGTCCTGGGACGCCGAGGGCGAGCCGCACCTGGGGGAGGTCGGCGAACTCGTCGTCACCGCGCCCATGCCCTCCATGCCGTTGCGCTTCTGGAACGACCCGGACGGCAGCCGGTACCACGACAGTTACTTCGACACCTACCCCGGCGTCTGGCGCCACGGCGACTGGATCACCCTCACCCCACGCGGCTCCGTGATCATCCACGGCCGCTCCGACTCCACCCTCAACCGCCAGGGCGTACGCATGGGCTCCGCTGACATCTACGAAGCCGTCGAGCGGCTGCCGCAGATCCGCGAATCCCTCGTCGTGGGCGTCGAACAGCCCGACGGCGGCTACTGGATGCCGCTCTTCGTCCACCTCGCCGACGGCGCCGAACTCGACGACGGGCTGCGCACCGCGATCGCGTGCACCCTCCGTGAGAACCTCTCCCCGCGCCACGTGCCCGACGAGATCATCGAGGTACCCGCCATCCCGCACACCCTCACCGGCAAGCGCATCGAGGTCCCGGTCAAACGACTCCTCCAGGGGACGCCCCTGGACAAGGCGGTCAACGCCGGCTCCATCGACGACGTCGGCCTCCTGGCCTTCTACGCCGAACTGGCCCGCACCCGTCACTGA
- a CDS encoding roadblock/LC7 domain-containing protein: MTAPHAAAHDSERRGSGELNWLLDELVDRVSSIRQALVLSRDGLATGTSRDLSREDGEHLAAVASGFHSLAKGVGRHFDAGQVRQTVVELDEAFLFVTAAGDGSCLAVLADADSDVGQVAYEMTLMVKRVGAHLVNAPRTPGTPAGG, from the coding sequence ATGACCGCACCGCACGCCGCCGCACACGACTCCGAACGCAGGGGGTCCGGCGAACTCAACTGGCTGCTCGACGAACTCGTGGACCGTGTGTCCAGCATCCGGCAGGCCCTGGTCCTGTCCCGGGACGGACTCGCCACCGGCACCTCCCGGGACCTGAGCCGCGAGGACGGCGAGCACCTCGCCGCCGTGGCCTCCGGGTTCCACAGCCTGGCCAAGGGCGTGGGCCGGCATTTCGACGCCGGGCAGGTGCGCCAGACGGTCGTGGAGCTCGACGAGGCGTTCCTCTTCGTCACCGCGGCCGGGGACGGAAGCTGTCTGGCCGTACTGGCCGACGCGGACTCCGACGTGGGCCAGGTGGCGTACGAGATGACGCTCATGGTCAAGCGCGTGGGGGCCCACCTGGTCAACGCACCCCGTACGCCCGGTACACCAGCCGGAGGGTGA